In Hahella sp. KA22, one genomic interval encodes:
- a CDS encoding 3-keto-5-aminohexanoate cleavage protein, which produces MNKLIITAAVNGGITSRQKNPGVPYTPEEIAQAVYDCWNAGASIAHIHARNDDGSPSYSAEVYGEIVQRIRDRCDILINLSTSGLNLPADLPKNEAWNHLRYRPEIASFNCGSVNHGDKPFINPPALVRELALDMREYDVKPEIEVYHSGVINESLLLRNEGFLSGPLYFTFALGIRGGAAATCKNLLHFAESIPEDSVWTALGIGKDQLPVNLHTILLGGHVRTGMEDNVYYSYKELARDNAQLVERIARFSLETGRQIASPDEARMMLGIKVSQNAAASVA; this is translated from the coding sequence GTGAACAAGCTGATTATTACTGCTGCGGTTAACGGCGGCATCACCAGCCGTCAGAAAAATCCTGGAGTGCCTTACACTCCGGAAGAAATCGCTCAAGCGGTGTACGACTGCTGGAACGCAGGCGCTTCAATCGCACACATCCACGCGCGTAACGATGACGGCAGTCCCAGTTACAGCGCGGAGGTTTACGGAGAGATCGTGCAGCGCATCCGGGATCGCTGCGACATACTCATTAACCTGAGCACTTCAGGCTTGAACCTGCCTGCAGACTTGCCCAAGAACGAAGCCTGGAATCACCTGCGTTACAGACCGGAGATCGCTTCTTTCAATTGCGGCTCCGTCAACCACGGCGACAAACCTTTTATCAATCCCCCTGCATTGGTTCGCGAGCTGGCGCTGGACATGCGTGAGTATGACGTGAAGCCGGAGATTGAGGTGTATCACAGCGGCGTGATCAATGAATCGCTGTTGCTGCGTAATGAGGGCTTCTTATCCGGCCCATTGTATTTCACCTTCGCGCTGGGAATTCGCGGCGGCGCCGCGGCAACCTGCAAGAACCTGCTGCACTTCGCGGAGAGCATCCCGGAAGACAGTGTCTGGACCGCCTTGGGAATAGGTAAGGACCAGCTCCCTGTCAATCTGCACACGATCCTGCTGGGCGGACATGTCCGTACCGGTATGGAAGATAACGTGTACTACAGCTACAAAGAGCTGGCCCGGGATAACGCCCAACTGGTGGAGCGCATCGCCCGCTTTTCACTGGAAACCGGCAGACAGATCGCCTCGCCGGACGAGGCGAGAATGATGCTGGGCATTAAGGTTTCGCAAAACGCAGCGGCTTCAGTCGCCTAA
- a CDS encoding alpha/beta hydrolase — protein MNPHMKTPVTFLGDMSGEAEVAVVLLHGRRQTEEDTFRVGERIGLDNVLYALPSAQERTWYPHGFMAALEDNQPWLNYGLETLAATVAALEERGFSRHKIVFMGFSQGACLAAEFVYRNPDRWGGLVAFTGGLFGPKGMIWEGAGSFDEMPVFLGTSDVDSWVPLERVRDSAEVFINMGASVDMRVYPGMEHKVNRDELEAARAMLSKMLVQETAVECA, from the coding sequence ATGAATCCACATATGAAAACCCCAGTCACTTTCTTAGGCGATATGTCCGGTGAGGCGGAAGTCGCCGTAGTGTTGCTGCATGGGCGTCGGCAAACCGAAGAAGACACATTCCGCGTGGGCGAGCGCATCGGCTTGGATAACGTGCTGTACGCCTTGCCTTCGGCGCAGGAAAGAACCTGGTATCCCCACGGCTTTATGGCGGCGCTGGAAGACAACCAGCCATGGCTGAATTATGGCCTGGAGACCTTGGCGGCGACCGTTGCAGCCTTGGAAGAGCGAGGATTTTCCCGTCACAAGATCGTGTTTATGGGCTTCTCGCAAGGCGCCTGTCTGGCGGCGGAGTTCGTTTACCGCAATCCTGATCGTTGGGGCGGTTTGGTGGCCTTTACCGGTGGTCTGTTCGGACCTAAAGGCATGATTTGGGAAGGCGCGGGAAGCTTTGACGAGATGCCCGTATTCCTGGGAACCAGCGATGTTGACAGCTGGGTGCCGCTGGAGCGTGTGCGCGACTCCGCGGAGGTATTCATAAATATGGGAGCGAGTGTTGATATGCGCGTCTATCCAGGCATGGAGCACAAAGTCAACCGGGATGAACTGGAGGCTGCAAGGGCGATGTTGTCGAAGATGCTCGTCCAGGAAACCGCCGTGGAGTGCGCATAA
- the pcaF gene encoding 3-oxoadipyl-CoA thiolase, which translates to MSEAYICDAVRTPIGRYAGALAGVRADDLGAIPLRAILERNAGLDEGVVEEIVFGCANQAGEDNRNVARMSALLAGFPVTTPAMTVNRLCGSGMEAVASVARAIKCGELGLGIAGGVESMSRAPFVLPKSEQGFSRNMEVYDTTIGWRFVNPLMKAQYGVDSMPETAENVAVQYGVGREDQDAFALRSQERYADARARGAFDREIVPVMVERRKQPALIVDSDEHPRATTLEKLAQLRPLFGEGGTVTAGNASGVNDGAAAILLASGAMVDRQHLRPLARIVAFASAGVEPRVMGIGPVPAVNKALALAGLSIEDMDLIELNEAFASQGIAVLRELGVKDDAEHVNPNGGAIALGHPLGMSGARIVGTAAHYLQAHNLRYALCTMCVGVGQGVAMVLERV; encoded by the coding sequence ATGAGCGAAGCTTATATCTGTGACGCCGTACGTACGCCGATTGGAAGATACGCGGGCGCTTTGGCCGGAGTCAGGGCGGATGATCTTGGCGCGATTCCTTTACGCGCCATCCTGGAAAGAAACGCAGGCCTGGATGAAGGCGTTGTCGAAGAAATTGTATTCGGCTGCGCCAATCAGGCGGGAGAAGATAACCGCAATGTCGCCAGAATGAGCGCATTGCTGGCCGGGTTCCCCGTTACGACGCCGGCTATGACGGTTAACCGTCTATGTGGTTCTGGTATGGAAGCTGTGGCCAGTGTGGCGCGGGCGATCAAATGTGGAGAGCTAGGGCTGGGGATTGCCGGCGGCGTTGAGTCCATGTCGCGGGCGCCTTTTGTTTTGCCCAAGTCTGAGCAAGGATTCAGCCGTAACATGGAGGTATACGACACCACTATCGGCTGGCGTTTTGTGAACCCGTTGATGAAAGCGCAGTACGGCGTCGACTCTATGCCTGAGACCGCGGAAAACGTGGCGGTGCAGTATGGCGTTGGCAGGGAAGACCAGGACGCGTTTGCGTTGCGTAGTCAGGAACGTTATGCCGACGCTAGGGCGCGAGGTGCTTTTGATCGTGAAATTGTTCCTGTCATGGTTGAGCGTCGTAAGCAGCCTGCTTTAATCGTGGACAGCGACGAACATCCGCGAGCGACAACTCTTGAAAAACTGGCGCAATTGAGACCGTTGTTTGGCGAGGGCGGCACTGTCACCGCTGGCAATGCGTCCGGCGTTAACGATGGCGCGGCGGCTATTTTGCTTGCTTCAGGAGCGATGGTGGACCGCCAGCACTTGCGGCCGTTGGCCAGAATCGTGGCGTTCGCCAGCGCTGGCGTCGAGCCCAGGGTAATGGGGATCGGCCCGGTTCCGGCGGTGAACAAAGCATTGGCGCTGGCTGGGCTAAGCATCGAAGACATGGATTTGATCGAGCTGAATGAAGCGTTTGCTTCCCAGGGCATCGCGGTGTTGAGGGAGTTGGGCGTGAAGGACGACGCCGAGCATGTGAACCCGAATGGCGGCGCTATCGCCCTTGGACATCCTCTGGGCATGAGCGGCGCGCGCATCGTGGGAACCGCCGCCCACTATTTGCAAGCGCATAATTTGCGCTATGCATTGTGCACTATGTGTGTTGGTGTAGGGCAAGGCGTTGCAATGGTGCTGGAGCGGGTTTAA
- the hemB gene encoding porphobilinogen synthase, translating to MAQASFPVARPRRLRRNNSIRDLVRETALQVEDLVYPLFVIPGVQQRETVASMPGVERLSPDLAVELCVGAWGNGVKAVLLFGLPGHKDPQGRSAWEDGPVQQALRLIRQAAPGLTLITDVCLCQYAAHGHCGVLCGDGVDNDRTLDLLAKVALSHARAGADVVAPAAMMDGQVAAIRRALDADGFQDVSVMSYAVKYASAFYGPFRDAADSAPAGGDRKHYQMDPANVREAMREAELDAAEGADFLMVKPALAYLDVLRKLRDRFDLPMAAYNVSGEYAMVKAAAANGWIDERSVVLETLLSMKRAGADMIISYHALDAARWLQET from the coding sequence ATGGCGCAGGCTTCTTTTCCAGTGGCTCGCCCCCGGCGTCTACGTCGCAATAACTCAATACGCGATCTGGTGCGGGAGACGGCGTTGCAGGTGGAGGATTTGGTGTACCCCCTGTTTGTCATCCCCGGCGTTCAGCAGCGTGAGACGGTCGCTTCTATGCCCGGAGTTGAGCGGCTGTCGCCGGACTTGGCGGTGGAGCTATGCGTTGGCGCCTGGGGTAATGGCGTGAAGGCGGTGCTGTTGTTTGGTCTGCCTGGGCATAAAGACCCGCAGGGCCGTAGCGCCTGGGAAGACGGGCCGGTGCAGCAGGCGTTGCGGCTGATCCGGCAGGCGGCGCCAGGACTGACGCTGATCACGGATGTCTGTCTATGCCAGTATGCGGCGCACGGTCATTGCGGCGTGCTTTGCGGCGATGGCGTAGATAACGATCGCACTCTGGATCTGTTGGCCAAGGTGGCCTTGAGCCACGCGCGAGCAGGCGCTGACGTGGTTGCTCCCGCCGCCATGATGGACGGTCAGGTGGCGGCGATTCGGCGTGCGCTGGACGCAGACGGATTCCAAGACGTATCCGTCATGTCCTACGCAGTGAAGTACGCATCCGCTTTTTATGGGCCCTTTCGGGATGCGGCGGATTCCGCACCCGCCGGCGGCGATCGCAAGCACTATCAGATGGACCCGGCCAACGTGCGTGAAGCAATGCGGGAGGCGGAGCTGGACGCAGCGGAAGGCGCCGATTTCCTGATGGTGAAGCCGGCGTTGGCGTACCTGGATGTGCTGCGTAAACTTCGCGACCGGTTCGACCTGCCCATGGCGGCTTATAACGTCAGCGGCGAGTACGCCATGGTGAAAGCTGCGGCGGCCAACGGTTGGATTGATGAACGCAGCGTGGTGTTGGAAACCTTGCTGAGTATGAAACGGGCGGGCGCGGACATGATTATCAGCTATCACGCCCTGGATGCGGCGCGTTGGCTGCAGGAAACCTGA
- the ppnN gene encoding nucleotide 5'-monophosphate nucleosidase PpnN, translating into MSNKITARIAPEGSLDLVSQHEVNLLKDRSNRGVYRLFRQCALAVLNCGNESDDPNTILAEFADFDIQLIQQARGIKLEVINAPHNAFVDGKMIKGIQEHLYAVLRDIIYANNVLSHNTQLNLNNGEDITNFIFHMLRNAGVLIPRRYPNIVVCWGGHSISRDEYDFTKEVGHSLGLRGLDICTGCGPGAMKGPMKGATIAHAKQRIQTGRYIGLTEPGIIAAESPNPIVNELVILPDIEKRLEAFVRLGHGIVVFPGGAGTAEEILYLLGILLNPENDSLPFPVIFAGAKKNEEYFGQINEFIGLTLGKAAQRRYRIIIDDPELVALEMKKGIQDVTYHRKGSSDAYYYNWLLKVQPEFQHPFQPTHESMRALALHREQPIHDLAANLRRAFSGIVSGNVKEEGVQLVERLGPFEISGDKTIVGSFGSLLESFVKQQRMKLPGSKYVPSYRIVD; encoded by the coding sequence ATGAGTAACAAAATAACCGCACGCATCGCCCCGGAAGGCAGCCTCGATCTGGTCTCACAACACGAAGTCAACCTGTTGAAGGACCGCAGCAATCGCGGCGTGTATCGCCTGTTCCGGCAATGCGCTCTGGCCGTATTAAACTGCGGCAACGAGTCCGACGACCCCAACACCATTCTGGCTGAGTTCGCCGATTTCGATATCCAGCTTATTCAACAGGCCCGCGGCATCAAGCTGGAGGTCATCAACGCGCCTCACAATGCGTTTGTCGACGGCAAGATGATCAAGGGGATACAAGAGCACCTCTACGCCGTGCTGCGCGACATCATTTACGCCAACAACGTGCTGTCTCACAACACGCAGCTGAATCTGAACAACGGCGAGGACATCACCAACTTTATTTTCCATATGCTGCGGAACGCCGGCGTATTGATTCCACGTCGTTACCCCAACATCGTCGTGTGCTGGGGAGGCCATTCCATCAGCCGGGACGAGTACGACTTCACCAAAGAAGTCGGACACTCCCTGGGGCTGCGTGGACTGGATATCTGCACCGGCTGCGGCCCCGGCGCCATGAAGGGGCCGATGAAAGGCGCCACAATCGCCCACGCCAAACAGCGCATTCAGACCGGACGCTATATTGGTTTGACCGAGCCGGGCATCATCGCCGCCGAATCGCCGAACCCCATCGTCAACGAGCTGGTGATTCTGCCGGATATCGAAAAGCGCCTGGAAGCCTTCGTGCGTCTGGGTCACGGTATCGTAGTTTTCCCTGGCGGCGCGGGTACGGCGGAGGAAATCCTGTACCTCTTAGGCATTCTGCTCAATCCCGAGAACGATTCACTGCCCTTCCCGGTGATTTTCGCCGGAGCCAAGAAAAACGAAGAGTATTTCGGCCAGATCAACGAATTTATCGGCCTGACCCTGGGGAAAGCCGCTCAACGTCGTTACCGCATCATCATCGACGACCCCGAACTGGTCGCCCTGGAAATGAAGAAAGGCATTCAGGACGTGACTTACCACCGCAAGGGCTCCAGCGATGCCTACTACTACAACTGGTTGCTGAAGGTTCAGCCCGAATTCCAGCATCCCTTCCAGCCGACCCACGAGAGCATGCGTGCGCTGGCGTTACATCGCGAACAGCCGATTCATGATCTGGCGGCGAATCTGCGACGGGCGTTTTCCGGCATCGTATCCGGCAACGTCAAGGAAGAAGGCGTGCAGCTGGTGGAGCGTCTGGGACCATTCGAAATCAGCGGCGACAAAACCATCGTCGGCTCTTTCGGATCATTGCTGGAGTCTTTCGTGAAACAACAGCGGATGAAATTGCCGGGCAGCAAATACGTACCCAGCTATCGCATTGTGGATTAA
- the thiI gene encoding tRNA uracil 4-sulfurtransferase ThiI, protein MKFLVKLFPEITIKSKPVRKDLVKQLRINIRRVLRQIDENVVVEGSWDKIEVLLPDADERTSKRAIEALQRVSGITNFLVVHEYPLADFHTIYLNAKALYEEQLEGKRFQVRVKRAGKHDFTSMDLERYVGGGLRQHTKAAGVDLSNPEVIISIEVRDDKYYLVEKRYEGLGGYPVGGLEPVVSLMSGGYDSGVASYLTMKRGMRTHFCFFNLGGTAHEVGVKQAALYLWEKYGGGQRVKFITVPFEGVVAEILDKIYHSNMGVVLKRMMLRAATQVARDLSATALVTGECVAQVSSQTLTNLNVIDSATDMLVLRPLIVTDKQDIIRMAGQIGVEEFARNMPEYCGVISDRPTTKARDYRIENDEKRFDMQVLEQALANRRAINIDEIMQSELTVDEVEVVSTPSLDDVIIDIRHPNEQEKAPLMLTNNKILQVPFYELESRMQELDEETRYLLFCDKGVMSQLHASHLNGNGRKVLVYRPL, encoded by the coding sequence ATGAAGTTTCTCGTCAAATTATTTCCCGAAATCACAATTAAAAGTAAACCGGTGCGTAAGGATCTGGTCAAGCAGTTACGCATAAATATTCGTCGCGTATTGCGTCAAATTGACGAAAACGTGGTGGTTGAAGGATCTTGGGACAAAATTGAAGTCTTGTTGCCGGACGCGGACGAGCGCACCAGTAAACGGGCGATTGAAGCCCTGCAAAGGGTGTCTGGAATCACTAACTTCCTGGTGGTGCATGAATATCCCCTGGCGGATTTCCATACCATCTACCTGAATGCGAAAGCCCTTTACGAAGAGCAACTGGAAGGCAAACGCTTCCAGGTGCGGGTCAAGCGCGCCGGCAAGCATGATTTCACCTCCATGGATCTGGAGCGCTACGTCGGCGGCGGACTGCGTCAGCACACCAAGGCGGCGGGCGTGGACCTGTCGAACCCGGAAGTCATCATTTCCATCGAAGTGCGCGATGATAAATATTATCTGGTGGAGAAACGCTACGAAGGGCTGGGCGGGTATCCCGTCGGCGGCCTGGAGCCAGTGGTGTCCCTGATGTCCGGTGGCTACGATTCCGGCGTGGCGAGCTACCTGACCATGAAACGAGGCATGCGCACTCACTTTTGCTTCTTCAACCTGGGTGGAACCGCTCACGAAGTGGGTGTGAAGCAGGCGGCGCTGTATTTGTGGGAGAAGTACGGCGGCGGCCAGCGAGTTAAATTCATCACGGTGCCTTTTGAAGGCGTAGTGGCGGAAATTCTGGACAAGATCTATCACTCCAACATGGGCGTAGTACTGAAGCGCATGATGCTGCGGGCGGCGACCCAGGTCGCGCGTGATCTGTCCGCCACGGCGCTGGTTACCGGCGAGTGTGTGGCGCAGGTGTCCAGTCAGACCCTGACCAACCTGAACGTTATTGACTCCGCTACCGATATGCTGGTGCTGCGTCCGCTGATCGTCACTGACAAGCAGGATATTATCCGCATGGCCGGCCAGATTGGCGTGGAAGAGTTCGCCCGCAACATGCCGGAATACTGTGGCGTCATTTCTGATCGCCCCACCACCAAAGCGCGGGATTATCGCATTGAGAACGATGAGAAGCGGTTCGATATGCAAGTGCTGGAGCAGGCGCTGGCTAACCGCCGGGCGATTAACATCGACGAGATCATGCAGTCGGAACTGACGGTGGATGAAGTGGAAGTGGTGTCGACGCCTTCGCTGGACGATGTGATTATCGACATCCGTCACCCCAACGAGCAGGAGAAGGCGCCGCTGATGCTGACCAACAACAAAATCCTGCAGGTGCCTTTCTACGAGTTGGAGAGCCGCATGCAGGAGCTGGACGAAGAAACCCGCTACCTGCTGTTCTGCGACAAAGGCGTTATGAGTCAGTTGCACGCAAGCCATCTCAATGGAAACGGGCGTAAAGTGCTGGTATATCGGCCGCTTTAA
- a CDS encoding HD-GYP domain-containing protein, whose protein sequence is MELHRQTGRMFVASEYQPDSLDILNHQGSVQQKLDYLLENLQQTYPYICRIAIAIYDALQDQLKTFASAGSSHPLLEHYQTALHEVTSLQHMKDNRFIRVINDIGDELGGGENPTQHTEALLKAGFHASYTFPMRYNERFLGFVFFNGAEKDCFQGRALVDMDMIGHMITLIVYNERSNIRTLIATVKSAMLLTHSRDPETGGHLERMARYSRLIAARLAPKHGFSDEYVEHICLFAPLHDLGKIKVPDSILLKPGRLEEEELDEMRRHPMYGHELVDALIDNYGLNGVSHVNMLRNIVLYHHETLDGGGYPEHLRGEDIPIESRIVSVADVFDALTSARPYKPAWSNDKAFAELKRLAGAKLDKGCVLALMDCRTQIEEIQQRFRENEYG, encoded by the coding sequence ATGGAGTTACATCGACAAACCGGGAGAATGTTTGTGGCCAGCGAGTATCAGCCGGATTCTCTGGATATCCTCAACCATCAGGGCAGCGTACAGCAAAAACTGGACTATCTGCTGGAAAACCTCCAGCAGACCTATCCTTACATCTGCCGCATCGCCATCGCCATTTACGACGCCTTGCAGGATCAGCTCAAAACCTTCGCCTCCGCCGGTTCCAGTCATCCACTGCTGGAGCACTATCAGACGGCGCTGCACGAAGTGACCTCCCTGCAACATATGAAAGACAACAGGTTCATCCGCGTCATCAATGATATCGGCGATGAACTGGGTGGAGGAGAGAATCCAACCCAGCACACGGAAGCCCTGCTGAAAGCGGGTTTTCACGCCTCTTACACCTTTCCTATGCGCTACAACGAGCGCTTTCTCGGCTTCGTGTTTTTCAACGGTGCGGAAAAAGACTGCTTTCAGGGCCGGGCGCTGGTGGATATGGATATGATCGGACACATGATCACTCTGATCGTGTACAACGAGCGCAGCAACATCCGCACGCTGATCGCCACCGTCAAATCAGCCATGCTGCTGACCCACTCCCGCGACCCCGAAACAGGCGGCCATCTTGAACGCATGGCGCGCTATTCCAGGCTGATCGCCGCGCGACTTGCGCCGAAACATGGCTTCTCCGACGAGTATGTGGAGCACATTTGCCTGTTCGCGCCCTTGCATGATCTCGGCAAAATAAAAGTGCCCGACAGCATATTGCTAAAACCAGGTCGGCTGGAGGAAGAAGAACTGGATGAAATGCGTCGCCACCCGATGTACGGGCACGAGCTGGTGGACGCCTTAATTGATAACTACGGCCTCAATGGCGTCAGTCATGTGAACATGCTGCGCAATATCGTGCTGTATCACCATGAAACGCTGGATGGAGGGGGCTATCCCGAGCATCTGCGCGGCGAGGACATTCCCATTGAGTCCCGCATCGTCAGCGTCGCCGACGTCTTCGACGCGCTTACCAGCGCCCGCCCCTACAAGCCCGCCTGGAGTAATGATAAAGCCTTCGCTGAACTCAAGCGGCTGGCGGGCGCCAAACTAGATAAGGGATGTGTGTTGGCGCTGATGGACTGCCGCACTCAAATTGAAGAAATCCAGCAGCGCTTCCGTGAGAACGAATACGGTTAA
- a CDS encoding DUF3299 domain-containing protein yields the protein MNRLLSTLLALAFSSLFSGGVLAEDFKTVQWQDLIPKSAQQKTVSGTVEHGQIAMEPPPQANAPIVPELNKQKVRIAGFAVPLEGDESGVTEFLLVPYMGACIHVPPPPSNQIVYVKAKKKPLPLDYLYDAFWVSGAISVETVSSELAESGYSMQADAFEPYQYN from the coding sequence ATGAACAGATTGCTCTCGACGCTGCTCGCGCTCGCATTCTCCTCCCTGTTTTCCGGCGGCGTACTCGCGGAGGATTTCAAGACCGTTCAATGGCAGGACCTAATCCCCAAGTCCGCGCAGCAAAAAACCGTTAGCGGAACCGTGGAGCATGGCCAGATCGCCATGGAGCCGCCGCCCCAGGCCAACGCGCCAATCGTGCCGGAGCTGAACAAGCAGAAAGTTCGCATTGCGGGCTTTGCAGTGCCTTTGGAAGGCGACGAAAGCGGGGTGACTGAGTTCCTGCTGGTGCCGTACATGGGCGCATGCATCCACGTACCGCCGCCGCCCTCTAACCAGATCGTTTACGTCAAAGCCAAAAAGAAACCGTTACCGCTGGACTACCTCTACGATGCGTTCTGGGTATCCGGGGCGATTAGCGTGGAGACGGTCAGCAGTGAGCTGGCGGAGAGTGGCTACAGCATGCAGGCGGACGCCTTCGAGCCTTATCAGTACAACTAA